The Thermoclostridium stercorarium subsp. stercorarium DSM 8532 genome contains a region encoding:
- a CDS encoding LysM peptidoglycan-binding domain-containing protein: MSDLLKVNACVYSRKGCEQEENRDDFYMNGKFLSERNIDNIEASVDHRGSEFFFAVADHMEYSDEEQKMNLSILREIGKFHEKITVQDGDIDYKTRELTTRVTETAKYLKSFHDMNDVPENSPERKMGFAGLLINDGKAVVFTYGSCRVFYCHGGVFKRVSTMQQKAQPLIESGVVGEYSEEMEDIDDFEDIEDNFRVNDRADDIVVSYTEPIELFEGDKFLLISDGIYDTLGEDNIRDILLMRSDSTYIAYRMVNEAMKKECGDDMTAMVVSIERIKSAAAPKKAPLKSKSPEPKNVPPPTYKYRKSSIRKYENIIYYVAVFLTAVLIILILFFFIKNLMKNLSDPGDEVIEPTPIATLTPTPTPEVTPEPTEEPTPTEAPVQEYTVQQGDTLSSIARKFYGDNYIYVEKLGKYNNIPAPYDKIMLGQKIKIPPLDVLLEVE, encoded by the coding sequence ATGAGTGATTTGTTGAAGGTAAACGCGTGCGTATATTCACGAAAAGGTTGCGAACAGGAAGAAAACCGGGATGATTTTTACATGAACGGTAAGTTTTTGTCCGAACGTAACATTGACAATATCGAAGCATCGGTAGATCATCGCGGAAGCGAATTTTTCTTCGCCGTTGCCGATCACATGGAATATTCCGATGAAGAACAGAAAATGAATTTGTCGATCCTCAGGGAAATTGGCAAATTTCACGAGAAAATAACCGTGCAGGACGGAGATATTGATTATAAAACAAGGGAACTCACCACGAGGGTTACCGAAACGGCCAAATACCTTAAAAGTTTTCATGATATGAATGATGTTCCCGAAAATTCTCCGGAACGTAAAATGGGTTTCGCCGGTCTGCTGATTAACGACGGCAAGGCAGTGGTGTTTACATACGGCAGCTGCCGTGTTTTTTACTGTCATGGCGGTGTTTTCAAACGTGTATCCACCATGCAGCAAAAGGCGCAGCCTTTAATTGAGTCCGGCGTTGTCGGTGAATACAGCGAGGAAATGGAAGACATTGATGATTTCGAAGACATCGAAGATAATTTTCGGGTAAACGACAGGGCTGACGATATTGTCGTTTCATATACAGAACCGATCGAATTATTTGAAGGGGATAAATTTCTTCTAATAAGCGACGGGATTTATGATACCCTCGGTGAGGATAATATCAGGGACATACTTTTAATGCGCAGCGACAGCACGTACATAGCCTATAGAATGGTAAACGAGGCAATGAAAAAGGAATGCGGCGACGATATGACCGCCATGGTGGTAAGCATTGAAAGAATTAAATCTGCTGCCGCCCCCAAAAAAGCTCCTTTGAAGTCAAAATCCCCGGAGCCGAAAAATGTACCTCCGCCGACTTATAAGTACAGGAAAAGCAGCATCAGGAAATATGAAAACATAATTTATTACGTGGCTGTATTTCTTACGGCTGTTCTGATTATTTTGATACTGTTCTTTTTTATAAAGAACCTTATGAAAAACTTAAGTGATCCCGGAGATGAAGTCATTGAGCCTACTCCGATAGCCACATTAACGCCGACGCCTACGCCGGAGGTAACTCCTGAACCGACCGAGGAACCTACACCTACTGAAGCACCGGTGCAGGAATATACCGTCCAGCAGGGGGATACGCTGTCTTCGATAGCAAGAAAATTTTACGGCGATAATTATATTTACGTTGAAAAACTCGGCAAATACAATAATATACCTGCGCCATACGATAAAATCATGCTTGGTCAGAAGATCAAAATTCCGCCGTTGGATGTACTGCTTGAAGTTGAATAA
- a CDS encoding DUF1540 domain-containing protein yields the protein MQVQKMDKPNEGVKCVVNSCYYYMAGDRCSAERIEVQPRNASSSEETDCATFIPQQQKQ from the coding sequence ATGCAAGTTCAGAAGATGGATAAACCAAATGAAGGTGTTAAATGTGTGGTAAACAGCTGTTATTACTATATGGCCGGTGACAGATGCTCAGCAGAAAGAATAGAAGTGCAGCCCCGCAATGCTTCTTCCAGCGAAGAAACAGACTGCGCAACGTTCATACCTCAGCAGCAGAAACAATAA
- the hisJ gene encoding histidinol-phosphatase HisJ, producing MLANYHTHSAFCDGEMMPEDYVLAAVRKGFSAIGFTSHAPVPFCTDWTMKPENLDKYIENINDLKKKYKNQIQIYTGLETDFYPGSADFRNHPGVDFTIGSVHFIHDQKNGRYLSVDGPVDEYRELISNVFDGNVEAFVETYYNLVGEMIKKQPPDIVGHLDLIKKNNVDNLFSESDKWYRDKVEEVLTVIREHNVIVEINTGGISRGYIKDLYPSEWILKLIREMDIPVILSSDAHRPDLVDAYYAEAVKILKSIGFTHQRVLLDSRWQNVLL from the coding sequence ATGCTTGCAAACTACCATACCCACAGTGCTTTCTGCGACGGTGAAATGATGCCGGAAGACTATGTCCTGGCAGCCGTCCGGAAGGGTTTTTCGGCTATTGGCTTTACATCCCACGCTCCTGTTCCGTTCTGCACCGACTGGACCATGAAGCCTGAAAACCTTGACAAATATATTGAAAATATAAACGATCTGAAGAAAAAATATAAAAATCAAATACAGATTTATACAGGCCTCGAAACGGATTTTTATCCGGGCTCAGCCGATTTCAGGAATCATCCCGGCGTCGATTTCACAATAGGTTCGGTGCATTTCATTCATGATCAAAAAAACGGCCGGTATCTTAGTGTGGACGGCCCGGTTGATGAATACAGAGAGCTTATATCGAATGTATTCGACGGGAATGTGGAAGCTTTTGTGGAGACCTATTACAATCTCGTTGGCGAAATGATAAAAAAACAGCCGCCCGACATTGTCGGTCATCTTGATTTGATCAAGAAAAACAATGTCGACAACCTGTTCAGCGAATCGGACAAATGGTACCGGGATAAGGTGGAAGAAGTTCTGACTGTCATCAGGGAGCATAATGTTATAGTCGAAATCAATACCGGAGGTATATCCCGGGGATATATCAAAGATTTGTATCCATCCGAATGGATCCTTAAACTTATTCGGGAAATGGACATACCAGTTATTCTGAGTTCCGATGCCCACCGTCCCGATCTTGTTGACGCATACTATGCCGAAGCGGTTAAAATTCTAAAAAGTATCGGGTTTACTCACCAGCGCGTGCTTCTGGACTCAAGATGGCAGAATGTATTGCTTTAG
- a CDS encoding AMP-dependent synthetase/ligase: MKKDKIKYFEVRKIVDLRDMVRQSAELYPDCSAFTLKDSNGNFTSVTYKKFLETLNELGTALLDLGLKNAKIAVMSENRYEWCLTYLAVVNGVGIIVPLDRELPLNEVVSLLTRSEATAIVTSANYIQNIINIKKNLPDLKYIISMDPPGEENNEGVIYLSDLLEKGRTLIEAGNRDYIDAPIDPNEMRMLIFTSGTTDKSKGVMLSHRNICADIMGVSQLLTADTRDSILSILPLHHTYECTAGFLTMIYLGVSIGFCEGLRYISKNIQEYKPSIMMSVPLILENVYNKIEKNTKKENKYFKFKFGLFIAPLLAKLGFKDIQKKMFKEVHESLGGRLRLIISGASALNPKVSKAFRAMGFNLLQGYGLTECSPIVTVNRIKEYKDGSVGLPLPGVEIKIDNPGRDKVGEIVVKGDNVMLGYFKNEEATREVLKDGWLYTGDYGRIDKDGFLYITGRKKNVIVTKNGKNIYPEDIELYLNQSPYILESLVYGVNDPGDDETKVCAQIVPKMEAIEEELGKTPTDEELHKIILAEVKKVNKKLSSYKRIQHFDIRKEEFEKTTTKKIKRYVELLSGNISNLTNRLKIK, translated from the coding sequence ATGAAAAAAGACAAAATAAAATATTTCGAGGTCAGAAAAATAGTAGATCTGAGAGACATGGTCAGACAAAGCGCCGAACTGTATCCCGATTGCAGCGCATTCACCCTCAAAGACAGCAACGGAAATTTTACATCGGTTACATATAAAAAATTCCTTGAAACGTTAAATGAACTCGGAACGGCACTTCTTGATTTGGGGTTGAAAAACGCCAAAATAGCCGTTATGAGTGAAAACAGGTACGAATGGTGCCTTACATATCTTGCTGTTGTCAACGGAGTAGGGATCATAGTGCCTCTGGACAGGGAACTTCCCCTTAATGAAGTCGTTTCACTTCTCACCCGTTCGGAAGCAACAGCAATTGTTACGTCTGCAAATTATATTCAAAACATTATTAATATAAAAAAGAACCTGCCTGATTTGAAATACATTATAAGCATGGATCCGCCTGGGGAAGAAAACAACGAAGGCGTCATATATCTTTCGGATTTGCTGGAAAAAGGCAGAACTCTTATTGAAGCAGGCAACAGGGACTACATCGACGCCCCGATTGATCCCAATGAAATGAGAATGCTTATTTTTACTTCAGGTACAACCGACAAGTCCAAGGGAGTAATGCTTTCGCACAGGAACATATGCGCCGATATAATGGGCGTATCGCAGTTGCTCACGGCGGACACGCGGGACAGCATTCTGTCAATTCTTCCCCTTCACCATACATATGAATGCACCGCAGGATTTTTAACCATGATCTACCTGGGCGTATCGATAGGGTTCTGTGAAGGCTTAAGATATATATCAAAAAACATACAGGAATACAAACCCAGTATTATGATGTCGGTTCCGCTTATCCTTGAAAACGTATATAACAAAATAGAAAAAAATACAAAAAAGGAAAACAAATACTTTAAGTTTAAGTTCGGACTGTTTATCGCACCTTTGCTTGCAAAACTCGGATTTAAGGATATACAGAAAAAGATGTTCAAAGAAGTGCATGAAAGCCTTGGCGGAAGACTTAGGCTTATCATTTCGGGCGCGTCGGCTTTGAACCCGAAAGTAAGCAAGGCCTTCCGTGCAATGGGTTTCAATCTCCTTCAGGGTTACGGCCTGACCGAGTGTTCACCGATTGTTACGGTTAACAGGATTAAGGAATACAAGGATGGTTCGGTGGGCTTACCCTTACCAGGTGTTGAAATAAAAATTGATAATCCCGGCAGGGATAAGGTCGGCGAAATTGTCGTCAAGGGCGATAACGTAATGCTGGGGTACTTCAAAAACGAAGAGGCCACCCGCGAAGTGCTAAAAGACGGCTGGCTTTATACCGGTGATTACGGCAGAATTGACAAAGACGGTTTCCTGTATATAACTGGCCGAAAGAAAAACGTTATCGTCACAAAAAACGGCAAAAATATTTACCCGGAGGATATCGAACTGTATTTGAATCAAAGCCCGTATATCCTGGAATCCCTTGTTTATGGCGTTAACGATCCGGGAGACGACGAAACCAAGGTCTGCGCCCAGATTGTTCCGAAAATGGAAGCAATAGAGGAAGAGCTTGGAAAAACTCCTACCGATGAAGAACTTCATAAGATTATTCTTGCCGAGGTCAAGAAAGTAAACAAAAAGCTCTCTTCATACAAGAGAATTCAGCATTTTGACATAAGAAAAGAGGAATTTGAAAAAACTACAACCAAGAAAATAAAAAGATACGTCGAATTGCTTTCGGGCAATATTTCAAACTTAACAAACAGGCTGAAAATAAAGTAA